From a single Nematostella vectensis chromosome 3, jaNemVect1.1, whole genome shotgun sequence genomic region:
- the LOC5513235 gene encoding transcriptional adapter 3, whose amino-acid sequence MSANSDDGKSDKDPCPLQYCDFETVDHARMCPFYTSLLTRSTDKSIEPEELDLLTSDLETLLASCNRRMRLLETETKILVDWAEKKDKKIVRQKELEILNSLSNFKRGRPLTEERGSKKQKIDDSTSKGGVQSAGRTKGLGKTSDVGDDESFPITSKNKTDAPNRFWSVVEPYCADLTQDDLKFLEDSLKADDDEHEYCKIPSLGKHYSEKWAQEDLMDEQQEGIKLQEKRRSSLSNASENKNDLAAAVLKKADTSAVQSEEDSCPFGLLTQRLVSALIEENIIAPMDQSASTAAKSSETASTRSGGMTPRTPVKALHVPHTRTLEARIREELVFQGFIDEDTGEDNDDEVLAELKRHQSELKTLIAKNKQAKQDLLKLAQEEMRRQELRHRSKIANAEVMENFRKIIACKQKRKSPTKKEKDIAWKALREREAIIRVLEST is encoded by the coding sequence ATGAGCGCGAATTCCGACGACGGAAAGAGTGACAAGGACCCGTGCCCGCTTCAGTACTGTGATTTTGAAACGGTCGATCATGCTCGTATGTGCCCATTTTACACGTCGCTTTTGACGCGGTCCACAGACAAGAGCATTGAACCAGAAGAACTAGACCTGCTCACAAGTGATCTGGAAACCTTGTTAGCCAGCTGCAACCGGCGGATGAGATTACTTGAGACGGAAACAAAGATTCTTGTAGATTGGGCTgagaaaaaagataaaaagattgtacGACAAAAAGAGCTTGAAATTCTCAATTCTCTGTCCAATTTCAAAAGGGGAAGGCCGCTGACCGAAGAACGAGGctcaaagaaacaaaaaattgaCGATTCCACTTCCAAAGGTGGTGTTCAGAGTGCTGGTAGAACTAAAGGGCTTGGTAAAACtagtgatgttggtgatgacgAGTCCTTTCCCATCACAtccaagaacaaaactgacGCCCCCAATAGGTTTTGGTCTGTTGTTGAGCCTTATTGTGCTGACTTGACACAAGATGATCTCAAATTTCTTGAGGATTCTCTAAAGGCTGATGACGATGAGCATGAGTATTGTAAGATACCATCCTTAGGAAAACACTACAGTGAGAAATGGGCACAGGAAGATTTAATGGATGAACAACAGGAAGGCATTAAGCTGCAGGAAAAGCGACGCAGTTCATTATCAAATGcttctgaaaataaaaatgacctAGCTGCTGCTGTTTTAAAGAAAGCAGACACCTCCGCTGTGCAGTCTGAAGAGGATTCTTGTCCTTTTGGACTTCTCACCCAGAGATTGGTATCAGCACTTATCGAGGAAAACATTATTGCGCCTATGGACCAGAGTGCTAGCACTGCAGCAAAATCTAGTGAGACTGCATCAACCAGAAGTGGAGGGATGACTCCACGTACACCAGTTAAAGCACTACATGTCCCACATACACGCACCCTGGAAGCTAGAATCAGAGAAGAGCTAGTATTCCAAGGTTTTATTGATGAAGACACTGgtgaagataatgatgatgaggtACTAGCTGAGCTAAAAAGACACCAGAGTGAACTGAAAACTTTGATTGCTAAAAACAAGCAAGCTAAGCAGGACCTTCTCAAGCTAGCACAGGAAGAGATGCGAAGACAAGAACTTAGGCATAGGAGTAAAATTGCAAATGCTGAGGTGATGGAAAATTTCCGCAAAATAATAGCATGTAAACAGAAAAGGAAATCACCtactaaaaaggaaaaagatatTGCATGGAAAGCTTTAAGAGAGCGTGAAGCCATCATCCGGGTGCTTGAAAGTACATAG